Proteins encoded by one window of Candidatus Bathyarchaeota archaeon:
- a CDS encoding gamma-glutamyl-gamma-aminobutyrate hydrolase family protein (Members of this family of hydrolases with an active site Cys residue belong to MEROPS family C26.), which yields MPKTLLVNCYLKGTKTEGLLTAIEQFSQCKVVRYEKISPCYQIDKDIDSVVISGSEARIIDPSQRAQFEDVLSLIKTCELPLFGICFGHQLLCSAFGANTGSLQNPVINRFENIRIIHTDELFDGFKEEHTIPLSEYHNDYVLKEGLDNADFMLLADSSSCEVEAVKHKTKPFYGVQFHPERISINGERHPEGHKIIGNFYKNVVKR from the coding sequence ATGCCCAAGACGTTGCTTGTAAACTGTTACCTAAAAGGCACCAAAACCGAAGGTTTGCTGACAGCTATAGAGCAATTCAGTCAATGCAAAGTTGTCCGATACGAAAAAATCAGTCCATGCTACCAAATTGACAAAGACATAGATTCAGTTGTTATAAGCGGTTCTGAAGCGAGAATAATTGACCCTTCACAGAGGGCACAATTCGAAGACGTATTAAGTTTAATTAAAACCTGCGAATTACCCCTTTTCGGCATCTGTTTTGGGCATCAACTATTATGTTCAGCGTTCGGTGCCAACACAGGCAGTCTCCAAAACCCAGTTATCAACCGCTTTGAAAATATCCGAATAATTCACACTGACGAGTTATTTGACGGCTTCAAAGAAGAGCACACAATACCCCTGTCCGAGTACCATAATGATTATGTCTTGAAAGAGGGATTGGACAACGCAGACTTCATGTTGCTGGCAGATTCTAGCTCATGTGAGGTGGAAGCGGTTAAACACAAAACAAAACCCTTCTACGGCGTCCAATTTCATCCCGAACGTATAAGTATAAATGGCGAACGACATCCTGAAGGGCATAAAATTATTGGAAATTTCTATAAAAATGTGGTCAAACGGTAG
- the pheA gene encoding prephenate dehydratase has translation MKVAYQGETGAYSEMAVYKFFGRKVEPVPCKDFRDVFESVNTGATPHGVVPIENSIEGSVNQNYDLFLTYDLKVCGEVAVKLAHVLIGNPQTKFEDIETVYSHPQALAQCRKYLEKHKWEIIPAYDTAGAVKIIREKNLANAAAIASEKAADLYGMKILVRDIADNPANYTRFLVLSHEDAAPTGDDKTSIIFSGKHEPGTLYHALGEFASRNINLTRIESRPTKKTAWQYNFYLDFEGHRTEKRCAEALQALEKYATFVKVLGSYPRVI, from the coding sequence GTGAAAGTAGCCTATCAGGGAGAAACTGGTGCTTACAGCGAAATGGCTGTTTACAAGTTCTTCGGCAGAAAAGTAGAGCCAGTACCCTGCAAGGACTTTCGTGATGTCTTTGAATCCGTGAACACAGGCGCTACCCCGCATGGTGTGGTTCCGATTGAAAACTCCATTGAGGGCAGCGTCAACCAAAACTACGATTTATTCCTCACTTACGACCTCAAAGTCTGCGGCGAAGTCGCAGTAAAACTCGCTCACGTTCTAATTGGCAATCCGCAGACCAAGTTTGAGGACATAGAAACCGTCTACTCACATCCCCAAGCGCTTGCCCAGTGCCGCAAGTATTTGGAGAAGCACAAGTGGGAAATCATCCCAGCCTACGACACTGCTGGAGCCGTCAAAATCATAAGGGAGAAAAACCTCGCAAATGCCGCTGCCATCGCAAGCGAAAAAGCCGCTGACCTTTACGGCATGAAAATCCTCGTAAGAGACATCGCCGACAACCCCGCAAACTACACACGCTTCCTTGTGCTCTCACATGAGGATGCAGCACCAACGGGAGATGATAAAACCTCAATCATATTCTCAGGCAAACACGAGCCTGGAACCCTCTACCACGCGCTGGGTGAATTTGCGTCAAGAAACATCAATCTAACCAGAATCGAATCACGACCCACAAAGAAAACTGCTTGGCAATACAACTTCTACCTTGACTTTGAGGGTCACCGGACAGAGAAACGCTGTGCTGAAGCCCTGCAAGCGCTTGAAAAATACGCGACATTTGTGAAAGTTCTGGGCTCTTACCCAAGAGTTATCTAA
- a CDS encoding 2-isopropylmalate synthase produces the protein MNNKNSRAIRIFDTTLRDGEQTPGVSLTAEDKIEIARQLSKLGVDVIEAGFPSSSEGEKKVVKEIAHAGLTSKICGLSRATKADIDAAIDCDLDLIHVFIPTSPVQMKYAVNLTPEQVLSATVDSIEYVKKHGIKCEFSPMDATRSELPFLKRVCKAAQDAGMDSLNVPDTVGIMIPKTTSKLIEEIKKVVTVPISIHCHDDFGLAVANSLAAVEAGASQVHVAVNGLGERAGNASLEEVVMALHVIYKYKTGVNTRLLYSTSRMVASLTGIPVQANKAIVGENAFAHESGIHTRGVTEKPLTFEPIKPELVGRTRKLVAGKLAGTRGIKAELEEIGIHPNETQLKEIVQRVKDLGDKGKMVTDADLLALTSAVMGEVIGEEKIVDLCDLAVVTGIKVIPTASVRLVLDGKEYIAAETGVGPVDAVLKAIQKLTNNLEKIRLSEYRLEAITGGSNAVAEVVIKVEDERGNVVSARAAREDIVMASVEAMINGINKCLLKNRKQGNKK, from the coding sequence ATGAACAATAAAAATTCAAGAGCCATCCGCATTTTTGACACAACCCTAAGAGACGGAGAACAAACCCCCGGAGTATCCTTAACCGCTGAAGACAAAATCGAGATTGCACGCCAACTAAGCAAACTAGGCGTAGACGTAATCGAAGCAGGGTTCCCAAGCTCTTCCGAAGGCGAAAAAAAAGTCGTCAAAGAAATTGCCCACGCAGGCTTAACCTCAAAAATCTGCGGCTTGTCACGTGCAACAAAAGCTGACATTGACGCTGCAATCGACTGTGACCTTGACTTAATCCACGTTTTCATCCCAACTTCGCCTGTACAGATGAAGTATGCAGTAAATTTGACTCCTGAGCAAGTGCTATCTGCAACGGTGGATTCAATCGAGTACGTGAAGAAGCATGGCATAAAATGCGAGTTCTCACCCATGGATGCCACCCGCTCAGAGTTGCCTTTCCTAAAACGCGTATGTAAAGCAGCTCAGGATGCAGGCATGGACAGCCTAAACGTGCCTGACACAGTCGGCATAATGATTCCTAAAACAACCAGCAAGCTGATTGAAGAAATCAAAAAAGTAGTCACTGTTCCAATAAGCATCCACTGCCACGACGACTTCGGATTAGCCGTAGCAAACTCTCTGGCCGCCGTTGAAGCAGGCGCCTCCCAAGTGCATGTTGCAGTCAACGGCTTAGGCGAACGCGCAGGAAACGCCTCGCTCGAAGAAGTAGTCATGGCTCTGCATGTGATTTACAAGTACAAGACAGGTGTGAACACACGTTTGCTCTACAGCACTTCCCGCATGGTTGCCTCCTTAACAGGCATACCTGTGCAGGCAAACAAAGCCATAGTCGGAGAAAACGCCTTTGCGCATGAATCAGGCATACACACGCGCGGAGTAACAGAAAAACCCCTAACATTCGAACCCATAAAACCCGAATTGGTGGGGCGAACCAGAAAACTTGTCGCTGGAAAATTGGCGGGAACACGCGGCATCAAAGCGGAGCTGGAAGAAATCGGCATCCACCCCAATGAAACACAATTAAAAGAAATTGTCCAGCGCGTCAAAGACTTAGGCGATAAAGGCAAAATGGTCACTGACGCTGACTTGCTGGCATTAACCTCTGCCGTCATGGGTGAGGTTATTGGTGAAGAGAAAATCGTTGACTTGTGCGATTTGGCAGTGGTAACAGGCATAAAAGTCATTCCAACCGCATCCGTACGCTTGGTTTTGGATGGAAAAGAGTACATTGCGGCGGAAACAGGGGTTGGCCCAGTGGACGCGGTTTTGAAAGCTATCCAGAAGTTAACTAATAACTTGGAAAAGATTCGCCTCAGCGAATACCGACTGGAAGCTATCACGGGCGGTTCAAACGCAGTCGCAGAGGTCGTCATAAAAGTAGAAGACGAGAGAGGCAACGTTGTCTCAGCGCGCGCGGCACGAGAAGACATTGTTATGGCAAGTGTTGAGGCGATGATAAACGGTATAAACAAGTGCCTACTTAAGAATCGTAAGCAGGGAAACAAAAAGTGA
- a CDS encoding isocitrate/isopropylmalate dehydrogenase family protein — protein sequence MKEYKISLIPGDGIGPELTEATLKVLDSVQKNFGIKLQIIEAEAGDTTLAKRGVALPLDTVEKIKNSHACLKGPVGESAADVIVKLRLMFDLYANLRPIKAYPAVPVARPDIDMYFVRENTEDVYKGLEHTLDPNTTICIRLITRKACERIAKKAFEIARLRNGKKKVTAIHKANVMRVTDGLFASVCRETAKQYPDIAFNELYVDAASMRLIKEPQEFDVLCTCNMFGDILSDEAAQQIGGLGMAPGANVGDDFALFEPIHGSAPNRAGKHTANPISMILAAKMMMDWLGEKYKDKKCLQAGQAIEKGVIYALRNGQTVPDCGGNTTTVGMAEAIAAALTVKTG from the coding sequence ATGAAAGAATACAAAATATCCCTGATTCCAGGCGACGGCATCGGACCAGAATTAACCGAAGCCACCCTGAAAGTCCTAGATTCAGTGCAAAAAAACTTTGGAATAAAACTACAAATCATCGAAGCAGAAGCAGGAGACACAACACTAGCCAAACGAGGCGTCGCACTGCCCCTAGACACCGTGGAAAAAATTAAGAATTCCCACGCCTGCCTAAAGGGACCAGTGGGCGAAAGCGCAGCAGACGTTATCGTGAAACTGCGTTTAATGTTTGATTTGTATGCTAACTTACGACCAATAAAAGCTTACCCAGCCGTTCCAGTGGCGCGACCAGACATTGACATGTACTTTGTTAGAGAAAACACTGAAGACGTTTACAAGGGCTTAGAACACACCCTAGACCCAAACACAACCATATGCATACGATTAATTACCAGAAAAGCATGCGAACGCATAGCAAAAAAAGCCTTCGAAATTGCACGTTTACGCAACGGCAAAAAGAAAGTCACCGCCATACACAAAGCAAACGTCATGCGAGTAACCGACGGATTGTTCGCCAGCGTCTGCCGCGAAACAGCAAAACAATACCCAGACATCGCCTTCAACGAACTCTACGTTGACGCCGCTTCCATGCGTTTAATCAAAGAACCCCAAGAATTCGACGTCTTATGCACCTGCAACATGTTCGGCGACATCCTAAGCGACGAAGCAGCGCAACAAATCGGAGGGTTAGGTATGGCTCCAGGCGCAAACGTAGGCGACGATTTCGCACTATTCGAACCAATTCACGGTTCAGCACCCAACAGGGCAGGAAAACACACTGCAAACCCCATCTCAATGATTCTTGCGGCAAAGATGATGATGGATTGGCTGGGCGAAAAATACAAGGACAAAAAATGTTTACAAGCAGGACAAGCCATAGAAAAAGGAGTAATCTACGCGTTACGTAACGGTCAAACTGTTCCAGACTGCGGCGGCAACACCACGACCGTGGGAATGGCGGAAGCCATTGCTGCAGCTTTAACAGTGAAAACTGGTTGA
- a CDS encoding 3-isopropylmalate dehydratase small subunit has product MTSIKAKAIVFGNNIDTDVILPGKYLTLVNPNELAQHALESLDTEFVNKAKAGVIVVGGKNFGCGSSREQAPLALKYSGVKCVIAESFARIFFRNSINIGLPVIECKGISAAVKTGDELAVDFEAGKIENLSNGKKFQVDKLPPFILEIFADGGLIEHLRRRINKK; this is encoded by the coding sequence ATGACCAGCATCAAAGCGAAAGCTATAGTGTTCGGCAACAACATCGACACAGACGTAATCTTGCCAGGCAAATACTTAACGCTTGTTAACCCAAACGAGCTAGCCCAGCATGCACTGGAAAGCTTAGACACAGAGTTCGTTAACAAAGCTAAAGCAGGCGTAATCGTAGTCGGCGGCAAAAACTTCGGTTGCGGCTCAAGCCGAGAGCAAGCGCCCTTGGCACTAAAGTATTCAGGTGTGAAATGCGTTATCGCAGAGTCTTTCGCCAGAATCTTTTTCCGCAACTCCATAAATATCGGCTTACCAGTCATCGAGTGCAAGGGCATATCTGCCGCAGTTAAGACAGGCGACGAGTTAGCCGTGGATTTCGAAGCAGGTAAAATAGAGAACCTGTCAAACGGCAAGAAATTCCAAGTAGACAAGCTTCCACCATTCATATTGGAAATTTTTGCGGATGGCGGATTAATTGAACATTTACGAAGGAGAATAAATAAAAAATGA
- the hacA gene encoding homoaconitase large subunit, with protein sequence MTEKILAKASGKKAVHPGEIIDANVDVVMVHDLTGPLAVEAFKKIGVQKVWDNKKVVVILDHQVPAESVKAAELHKTMRQFAKEQNLPFYDVGRGGICHQVMSEKGHVVPGTVIVGADSHTCTYGAFGAFATGIGSTEAAAVFATGKIWFKVPSSIKVNVTGDFQKYVTPKDLILNIIGKLSVDGAIYKSAEFTGPTVKNMSIAGRMTLCNMAVEMGAKNGIVEPDETTRKFLQGRVKSMPDFAGLKSDADAVYERTVEFDVSDMEPQVACPSSVDNVKPVSEVGNVPIDQAFIGSCTNGRIEDLRLAAQVLKGKRVKDGVRALVIPASQEVYRQAMQEGLLEIFTDAGAIVCGSACGPCLGGHIGLLAAGEVCVSSSNRNFIGRMGSTQASVYLASPATVAASAVTGKITSAQQLEAKA encoded by the coding sequence ATCACAGAAAAAATCTTGGCTAAAGCCTCAGGCAAAAAAGCCGTGCACCCCGGAGAAATCATCGATGCAAATGTCGATGTGGTCATGGTGCATGACCTGACTGGACCTTTAGCTGTGGAAGCCTTCAAAAAAATAGGCGTACAAAAAGTTTGGGATAACAAAAAAGTAGTTGTAATTCTGGACCATCAGGTTCCCGCAGAATCTGTTAAGGCAGCAGAACTGCACAAGACGATGCGACAATTTGCCAAAGAACAAAACCTGCCATTCTATGATGTAGGCAGGGGTGGAATCTGTCATCAAGTTATGTCTGAGAAGGGGCACGTAGTCCCAGGTACAGTAATTGTAGGCGCAGACTCCCACACTTGCACGTACGGAGCATTCGGAGCTTTCGCTACAGGCATCGGCTCAACCGAAGCAGCCGCAGTTTTCGCCACAGGAAAAATCTGGTTCAAAGTCCCATCATCAATCAAAGTAAACGTAACTGGAGACTTTCAAAAGTACGTTACACCAAAAGACCTAATCCTAAACATAATCGGCAAGTTAAGCGTAGACGGCGCCATATACAAAAGCGCAGAATTCACGGGACCAACAGTCAAAAACATGAGCATCGCAGGTAGAATGACACTGTGTAACATGGCAGTAGAAATGGGCGCTAAGAATGGCATAGTAGAGCCTGATGAGACAACGCGCAAGTTTCTGCAAGGCAGAGTCAAATCAATGCCAGACTTTGCAGGTCTGAAAAGTGATGCTGATGCTGTTTACGAGCGCACTGTAGAATTTGATGTGTCGGACATGGAGCCGCAGGTTGCTTGCCCCTCATCAGTTGACAATGTTAAGCCAGTTTCAGAAGTCGGCAACGTCCCAATAGACCAAGCATTCATCGGTTCATGCACGAACGGGCGCATCGAAGACTTACGTTTAGCAGCCCAAGTCCTGAAAGGCAAACGGGTCAAAGATGGCGTGCGTGCCCTTGTAATTCCAGCTTCACAAGAAGTTTACCGCCAAGCCATGCAAGAAGGCTTACTGGAAATCTTCACGGATGCAGGCGCCATAGTGTGCGGTTCAGCATGCGGGCCCTGCTTAGGCGGGCACATCGGCTTGTTAGCTGCAGGCGAAGTCTGTGTCAGTTCATCAAACCGCAACTTCATTGGAAGAATGGGTAGCACTCAGGCAAGCGTCTATTTAGCTTCGCCTGCAACCGTTGCCGCGTCAGCAGTAACAGGTAAAATCACCAGTGCACAGCAATTGGAGGCAAAAGCATGA
- the ilvN gene encoding acetolactate synthase small subunit, giving the protein MEVQKSTVISVLVENKPGVLHGVANLFRRRNFNIDSITVGLSEQEKVSRMTITVIGDEKTIEQVIKQLAKQIDVLKVEELQPGTYVMRELALIKVNVPTPKERTDIINIIEVFRGRAIDLSSDSLTVEITGTPDKIDAFLNLMKPFGVIEQARTGITALARGAKSVRIDE; this is encoded by the coding sequence ATGGAAGTACAAAAATCAACTGTCATTTCCGTGTTGGTCGAAAACAAGCCAGGAGTACTGCACGGAGTAGCTAACCTGTTTAGACGAAGAAACTTTAACATTGACAGCATAACCGTTGGGCTCAGCGAGCAAGAAAAAGTTTCACGCATGACAATCACTGTTATTGGAGACGAAAAAACAATCGAGCAAGTAATCAAGCAACTAGCAAAGCAAATCGATGTCCTCAAAGTCGAAGAACTGCAACCAGGAACCTACGTGATGCGTGAACTTGCTTTGATAAAAGTTAACGTGCCAACACCTAAAGAACGCACTGACATTATCAACATAATCGAAGTCTTCCGCGGCAGAGCAATCGACCTGTCAAGTGACAGCTTAACTGTCGAAATAACAGGAACCCCTGACAAAATCGACGCCTTCCTAAACCTCATGAAACCCTTCGGAGTCATCGAACAAGCCAGAACAGGCATAACAGCGCTAGCACGTGGAGCCAAATCAGTCAGAATCGACGAATAA